From Cellulophaga lytica DSM 7489, a single genomic window includes:
- a CDS encoding OmpA family protein: protein MKIHKIIIGSFLLAITHFTAIAQTKQLTEADRLFNTKAYALAIDAYTKAIEKGETSIDIYKKLGDAYYLNANYKEAANCYAKLITPDLKNSDSEYLFKYAQTLRSTGNYTEADKIMLQFNAIKNKDLRASKFIEKQNYLERIKNIAQKYILTNLESNSVESDFAPSFYKDTLVFSSARDTGFLINNVHEWNNRPFLNLHTAKKDSSNFMYLGSFAKELNTKTHESSTAFTKDGKTVYFTRNNSENGKFSPDKNGLSRLKIYKATLENGKWANVTELPFNSDEYSVANPTLNYEEDKLYFASDMPGTLGASDIFVVAINSDGSFGTPQNLGANINTEGRETFPYISESETLYFASDGHPGLGGLDIFYINLQQENAEVANMGKGINSKQDDFSLIVNESKNEGYFASNRPKGKGSDDIYTFIGDPPLQSLNAKINGIVIDKTTKQLVANATVTIYDYENNNLIETVSDENGAFTTALNLPEKKYRFIAKSNGYTDAVKYMYSPKNENKIEEVVLELSNSKEATSVGSDLSNYLKLKSIYFDTNSSYLRVESYPDLDKVANYMLENPTVVIEVGAHTDSTESDTYNLWLSNRRAKSTVKYLVSKGVDASRITGIGFGESQLLNKCKNGVKCSNEEHAVNRRSEFIIINK, encoded by the coding sequence ATGAAAATACATAAAATTATAATTGGTAGTTTTTTATTAGCTATAACCCATTTTACTGCAATTGCACAAACAAAACAGTTAACAGAGGCAGACCGCCTTTTTAATACCAAAGCATATGCACTTGCAATAGATGCTTATACTAAAGCAATAGAAAAAGGGGAAACATCTATAGATATTTATAAAAAATTAGGTGATGCTTATTACCTAAATGCAAACTATAAAGAAGCTGCTAATTGCTATGCTAAACTAATAACACCAGACCTTAAAAATTCTGATTCTGAATATTTGTTTAAATACGCACAAACACTTAGGTCTACTGGTAATTACACAGAAGCAGATAAAATAATGCTTCAATTTAACGCTATTAAAAATAAAGATTTAAGAGCCTCTAAATTTATTGAAAAGCAAAACTATTTAGAACGCATCAAAAACATAGCACAAAAATATATTCTAACCAATTTAGAGTCTAACTCTGTAGAGTCAGATTTTGCTCCATCTTTCTATAAAGATACCTTAGTTTTTTCTAGTGCTAGAGACACTGGTTTTTTAATAAATAATGTACACGAGTGGAACAATAGGCCATTTTTAAATTTACATACTGCAAAAAAAGACAGTTCTAATTTTATGTACCTTGGTAGTTTTGCTAAAGAATTAAATACTAAAACACACGAGTCTTCTACTGCATTTACTAAAGATGGCAAAACTGTATATTTTACAAGAAATAACTCAGAAAATGGTAAATTTTCTCCAGATAAAAACGGATTAAGTAGACTTAAAATTTATAAGGCTACATTAGAAAACGGAAAATGGGCAAATGTTACTGAACTGCCTTTTAATAGTGATGAGTATTCTGTGGCCAACCCAACGTTAAATTATGAAGAAGACAAACTTTATTTTGCTTCAGATATGCCTGGTACGCTTGGTGCTTCAGATATTTTTGTTGTAGCTATTAATAGTGACGGAAGCTTTGGAACTCCGCAAAATTTAGGCGCTAACATTAATACCGAAGGCAGAGAAACGTTCCCTTACATATCTGAATCTGAAACCTTATATTTTGCTTCAGACGGACACCCTGGCTTAGGTGGTTTAGACATTTTTTACATCAACCTACAACAAGAAAATGCTGAGGTTGCTAATATGGGAAAAGGTATAAATAGCAAACAAGATGATTTTTCTTTAATTGTAAACGAATCTAAAAACGAAGGATATTTTGCTTCTAACAGACCAAAAGGTAAAGGTAGTGATGACATTTATACCTTTATTGGTGATCCTCCGCTACAATCTTTAAATGCAAAAATTAATGGTATAGTAATAGATAAAACAACCAAACAACTTGTTGCAAATGCTACTGTAACTATTTATGATTATGAAAATAATAATTTAATAGAAACCGTAAGTGATGAAAATGGTGCCTTTACAACAGCTCTTAACTTACCTGAAAAAAAATACCGATTTATAGCTAAAAGTAATGGTTATACAGATGCTGTAAAATATATGTACTCTCCTAAAAATGAAAACAAAATTGAAGAAGTAGTTTTGGAGTTAAGCAACTCTAAAGAAGCAACTTCTGTAGGCTCTGACTTGTCAAACTATTTAAAATTAAAATCTATTTATTTTGATACAAATAGTTCGTATTTAAGAGTAGAGTCTTACCCAGATTTAGACAAAGTTGCTAATTATATGTTAGAAAACCCAACAGTAGTTATAGAGGTTGGTGCACATACAGATAGTACAGAAAGTGATACCTACAATTTATGGCTATCTAACAGAAGAGCAAAATCTACCGTAAAATATCTTGTATCTAAAGGTGTAGATGCTAGTAGAATAACAGGTATTGGTTTTGGTGAGTCTCAACTACTTAATAAATGTAAAAACGGTGTAAAATGTTCCAATGAAGAACACGCAGTTAACAGGAGATCAGAATTTATAATTATAAACAAATAA
- a CDS encoding Ig-like domain-containing protein, with product MIKLNTKFFHINRVKLITLIAFIFFTQLFFAQTSGVWSDAGGGKWTSVSSDGLVRIEVTVTGYVDILGGDTMLCSPDAFSDPTITGTPSLALEVNGSNGTISFEFYDTRTNALADIQNPILHVDKVGATGVLGSNTTGTFYLQDGYTWDELSATDRLDSDSVFFKGENLFEILGGTGECANTAGGSLQITNLINTINLNTLLERNSTPLTNNAPNRDEVEFAFSNLVINPCTSGAIVGTPTENDTDGDGVNNSCDLDDDNDGILDTDEGSCTPVQSGAWTIAGKTASFDYGNGVIANVTTTNSTNFVSGNFTNPGVDFWTEDLQGDISLAATYDSGVTVTVEFVDATNNPVFVDKPRLHLDRIGGNDTSNNQTSAEISLLNGLTWSELAGTFDFVSTVTTVKDGGTGLPSDGYDPESSLKDSDGSAAGTLQINQRVSTFTLQLVQTSSTGVEDEIELILFACKDRDSDIDGVPDLLDLDSDNDGIFDVIEAGHNQPHTNGILGTAVSEDGIFDALQTSSGVNNGTVDYTLADSEATPNGTPDYLELDADGDGCNDVLEAGFTDQNNDGILGGLPTTVNATNGTVTASMVIDGYTTPKNADSGSGNTDFDFQQIGQAPAITNTANQPQDILTNGTNPETFVVTATGEALTYQWQVNRLDGNGFVDINDANTVDIYTGSTTNTLTLTGITASYDGFLYQVIINDETFSCATLTSSSATIIFDDTPPDAPIVVITEDINNDGFLNTSELVGDVNVTITLPANAAENDILTVNGTNQTLTATDIANGEVLLTFTPPAEDGSLTVTATITDPVGNTSNPSSDSVLVNTAATSAPVVVITEDINNDAIINSTELVGDINVTITLPAEAVENDILTVNGTNQTLTATDITAGTVTASFASPGEGNTITVTASITDTAGNTSTNGSDSATIETVATSAPTVVITEDINNDAIINSTELVGDIDVTITLPAEAVENDILTINGTNQTLTATDISNGTVTTSFVSPGEDNTITVTASITDASGNTSPEASDSATVNTTSTSAPVVVITEDTNNDAIINSTELVGDIDVAITLPAEAVENDILTVNGTNQTLTAADITAGTVTTSFASPGEGNTITVTASITDTAGNTSTNGSDSATIETIATSAPTVVITEDINNDGIISNSELSSNIDVTITLPAEAVENDILTINGTNQTLTATDISTGTVTTSFVSPGEGNTITVTASITDASGNTSTNGSDSAVIDTAATSAPAVVISEDINNDAIINSTELVGDIDVIITLPTEAVENDILTINGTNQTLTAGDITAGTVTTSFASPGEGNTITVTASITDAAGNTSTNGSDSATIETIATSAPTVVITEDINNDGIISNSELSSNIDVTITLPAEAVENDILTINGTNQTLTATDISTGTVTTSFVSPGEGNTITVTASITDASGNTSTNGSDSAVIDTAATSAPVVVISEDINNDAIINSTELVGDIDVTITLPAEAVENYILTINGTNQTLTATDIGNGTVTTSFVSPGEGNTITVTASITDAAGNTSTNGSDSATIDTTLPIPTLAINDVTADNVVNTTEAASTVTITGSVGGDFNTGDTVTLVINGVTSTGTTNATGNFSISVNGSDLATDTDTTINGSVSTTDTAGNIGTATAIKTYNVDVTAPTPTLTINDVTADNTVNSAEAAGSITITGTVTGEFNTGDSVTLLINGISSTGNVDASGNFSIPVSGSNLADDADTTIDASITTTDNSGNTNTVNTTKTYSVDVTAPTPTLTINDVTADNIINTTESTSTITLTGTVTGEFNTGDNVTLVINGVSSTGSVDASGNYSIPVNGSDLAVDSDTTINASIITTDNSGNTNTINATKTYNVDVTAPTPTLTINDVTADNTINATEAASNITITGTVSGEFNTGDTVTLVSNGVSSTGTVDASGNFSISVNGSNLAADTDTTIDASITTTDSSGNGNTVNATKTYNVDVTAPTPTLTINDVTADNVVNANEAASTITITGTVGGDFNIGDLVTITINGNSYFNGVDASGNFSIPVSGSDLAADADFTINGVVNTLDMAGNVGTATNSKIYNVDTTLPMPVITINNITADNTINTTEATTTITVIGNISGDFLTGDVVTLVVNGISYTNAIDALGNFSMPIPGTELTADADLTVNGSVSTTNTAGNTGTGTTNKTYNVDVTAPTPTLTINDVTADNIINTAESTSNITITGTATGEFNNGDTVTLLINGVSTTGTVNASGIFSITVSGGDLLADADVTINASLVTTDSVGNSNTINATKIYALDITAPTPTIIIDDVTTDNTINAIEASQNITITGSATGEFNTGDTVTLLINGVSTTGTVSNTGTFSIIVSGNNLALDADTTIDANLTTTDSAGNNNTVAATKLYNVETATIATPVISSSSIDTNIPDDAITSDNTLSIFGTSEPNRIIDIYIDGVIIGTTTANATGNWTLDHSATILPDGNYDITAVASDAFGNISFSSAAYPIVIDTVAPIVNDEITDNLTPVITGTGSANETLTIAIDVDADGTPEVTYTVTTDAAGNFSLDTNTATPISGTLPSLGFPSTLDITVSDAAGNTNTAVIFITDDFDNDGLTNEDEAALGTDPNDADTDDDGVTDGQEVADNTNPLDDCDSLNGTPLGTSDCDADGLTNAEENAIGTDPEDPDTDKDGILDGQEVTDNTDPLDACDSVGGTPPLGVACDIEIQNENITPGTTDGTFVIVNIEAFPDNTVEIFNRWGVKVYSTKSYDNASRAFTGISNGRAVVKSSSTLPAGVYYYIINYVKKGDPKTKNGYLYLN from the coding sequence ATGATAAAATTGAATACAAAATTCTTTCATATAAACAGAGTAAAATTAATTACTCTTATAGCTTTTATATTTTTTACTCAACTATTTTTTGCTCAAACCTCTGGCGTATGGTCAGATGCTGGTGGGGGAAAATGGACATCTGTAAGTTCTGACGGTTTAGTACGAATTGAAGTTACCGTTACTGGTTATGTAGATATTTTAGGCGGAGATACAATGTTGTGCTCTCCTGATGCTTTTAGTGACCCAACTATTACAGGGACACCATCTCTAGCTTTAGAAGTTAATGGTAGTAATGGGACAATTTCTTTTGAGTTCTATGACACCAGAACAAATGCATTAGCAGACATACAAAACCCTATCTTACACGTTGATAAAGTTGGAGCAACAGGGGTATTAGGATCTAATACTACTGGTACATTTTATTTACAGGACGGATACACTTGGGATGAACTAAGCGCTACTGATAGATTAGATAGTGATTCTGTTTTTTTTAAGGGAGAAAATTTATTTGAAATATTAGGAGGCACTGGTGAATGTGCTAATACCGCAGGAGGTAGTCTACAAATAACAAACTTAATAAACACTATAAATTTAAATACACTTCTAGAAAGGAACTCAACACCATTAACCAATAATGCTCCAAACAGAGACGAAGTAGAATTTGCCTTTTCTAACTTAGTGATAAATCCTTGTACTTCTGGAGCTATAGTTGGCACACCTACAGAGAACGACACAGATGGTGACGGTGTAAATAATAGTTGCGATTTAGATGATGATAATGATGGTATTTTAGATACTGATGAAGGTAGTTGTACTCCTGTACAATCTGGTGCTTGGACTATTGCTGGCAAAACTGCTTCTTTTGATTATGGCAACGGAGTTATTGCTAATGTCACAACTACAAACTCTACCAACTTTGTAAGCGGTAATTTTACAAATCCTGGTGTAGATTTTTGGACTGAAGATTTACAAGGAGATATTTCTCTTGCTGCTACTTATGATAGCGGAGTAACAGTTACTGTTGAGTTTGTAGATGCCACTAACAACCCCGTTTTTGTAGATAAACCTAGGCTTCATCTGGATAGAATTGGTGGCAATGATACTAGTAATAATCAGACCTCTGCAGAAATAAGCCTTTTAAACGGTTTAACGTGGTCAGAACTTGCCGGTACATTCGACTTTGTTTCTACTGTAACTACAGTAAAAGATGGAGGTACGGGTTTACCATCAGATGGTTATGACCCTGAAAGCTCATTAAAAGATAGCGATGGTTCTGCCGCAGGAACATTACAAATTAACCAAAGAGTATCTACTTTTACATTGCAATTGGTACAAACTTCTTCCACAGGTGTAGAAGATGAGATAGAACTTATATTATTTGCTTGTAAAGACAGAGATTCTGATATTGATGGTGTGCCAGATTTATTGGATTTAGATTCTGATAACGATGGTATTTTTGATGTTATTGAAGCCGGACATAACCAACCTCATACCAATGGTATTTTAGGTACTGCTGTTAGTGAAGATGGTATTTTTGATGCCTTACAAACTAGTAGCGGTGTTAATAATGGCACTGTAGATTATACTTTAGCAGATTCTGAGGCAACACCAAACGGAACACCAGATTATTTAGAGCTAGATGCAGATGGCGATGGTTGTAATGATGTTTTAGAAGCTGGGTTTACAGACCAAAACAATGACGGTATTTTAGGAGGCTTACCCACAACTGTAAATGCTACAAACGGTACTGTAACTGCTAGTATGGTTATAGATGGTTATACTACTCCTAAGAATGCAGATAGTGGTTCTGGAAATACTGACTTTGACTTTCAACAGATAGGACAAGCACCAGCAATAACTAATACTGCAAACCAACCTCAAGATATTTTAACCAATGGCACAAACCCAGAAACTTTTGTAGTTACAGCAACTGGCGAAGCTTTAACTTATCAATGGCAAGTAAACCGTTTAGATGGTAATGGTTTTGTAGATATAAATGATGCCAACACTGTAGATATTTATACAGGCAGCACAACTAACACACTTACACTAACTGGAATTACAGCTAGTTATGATGGCTTTTTATATCAGGTTATTATTAATGATGAAACCTTTTCTTGTGCCACTCTTACTTCTAGTAGCGCTACAATTATTTTTGATGATACACCACCAGATGCTCCAATTGTTGTTATTACTGAAGATATTAATAATGATGGTTTTTTAAATACAAGCGAGTTAGTTGGAGATGTTAATGTAACCATTACATTACCAGCAAATGCTGCAGAGAATGATATTTTAACTGTAAACGGTACAAACCAAACATTAACCGCTACAGATATTGCAAACGGAGAAGTTCTTCTAACATTTACTCCTCCAGCAGAAGATGGTTCTTTAACTGTAACAGCTACTATTACAGATCCCGTAGGTAATACAAGTAATCCTAGTTCAGATTCGGTTTTGGTTAACACTGCTGCTACTTCTGCTCCTGTAGTTGTAATTACTGAAGATATTAATAACGACGCTATTATAAACAGTACAGAATTGGTGGGTGATATTAATGTTACCATTACTTTACCTGCTGAAGCTGTAGAGAACGATATTTTAACCGTAAATGGGACTAATCAGACTTTAACTGCTACAGATATTACTGCTGGTACTGTAACTGCTAGTTTTGCTAGTCCGGGTGAAGGTAATACCATTACTGTTACTGCATCAATAACTGATACAGCAGGAAATACAAGTACAAACGGAAGCGATTCTGCTACCATAGAAACTGTTGCTACTTCTGCTCCTACGGTTGTAATTACTGAGGATATTAACAACGACGCTATTATAAACAGTACAGAATTGGTGGGTGATATTGATGTTACCATTACTTTACCTGCTGAAGCTGTAGAGAACGATATTTTAACCATAAACGGAACTAATCAGACTTTAACTGCTACAGATATTAGTAATGGTACTGTAACTACTAGTTTTGTTAGTCCGGGTGAAGATAACACCATTACTGTTACAGCATCAATTACTGATGCCTCAGGAAACACGAGTCCAGAAGCTAGTGATTCTGCTACAGTAAATACTACCTCAACTTCTGCTCCTGTAGTTGTAATTACTGAAGACACCAATAACGACGCTATTATAAACAGTACAGAATTGGTAGGTGATATTGATGTTGCCATTACTTTACCTGCTGAAGCTGTAGAAAACGATATTTTAACCGTAAATGGGACTAATCAGACTTTAACTGCAGCCGACATTACTGCTGGTACAGTTACAACTAGTTTTGCTAGTCCGGGTGAAGGTAATACCATTACTGTTACTGCATCAATAACTGATACAGCAGGAAATACAAGTACAAACGGAAGCGATTCTGCAACCATAGAAACTATTGCTACTTCTGCTCCTACGGTTGTAATTACTGAAGATATTAATAATGATGGAATCATAAGTAATTCTGAGCTTTCTAGTAATATTGATGTTACCATTACTTTACCTGCTGAAGCTGTAGAAAACGATATTTTAACCATAAACGGAACTAATCAGACTTTAACTGCTACAGATATTAGTACTGGTACTGTAACTACTAGTTTTGTTAGTCCGGGTGAAGGTAATACCATTACTGTTACAGCATCAATTACTGATGCCTCAGGAAACACAAGCACAAACGGAAGCGATTCTGCTGTAATTGACACTGCTGCTACTTCTGCTCCTGCAGTTGTAATTAGTGAAGATATTAATAACGACGCTATTATAAACAGCACAGAATTGGTGGGTGATATTGATGTTATCATTACTTTACCTACTGAAGCTGTAGAAAATGATATTTTAACTATAAACGGTACCAATCAAACTTTAACTGCGGGCGACATTACTGCTGGTACTGTAACTACAAGTTTTGCTAGTCCGGGAGAAGGTAATACCATTACTGTTACTGCATCAATCACTGATGCTGCAGGAAACACAAGCACAAACGGAAGCGATTCTGCTACAATTGAAACTATTGCTACTTCTGCTCCTACGGTTGTAATTACTGAAGATATTAATAATGATGGAATCATAAGTAATTCTGAGCTTTCTAGTAATATTGATGTTACCATTACTTTACCTGCTGAAGCTGTAGAAAACGATATTTTAACCATAAACGGAACTAATCAGACTTTAACTGCTACAGATATTAGTACTGGTACTGTAACTACTAGTTTTGTTAGTCCGGGTGAAGGTAATACCATTACTGTTACAGCATCAATTACTGATGCCTCAGGAAACACAAGCACAAACGGAAGCGATTCTGCTGTAATTGACACTGCTGCTACTTCTGCTCCTGTTGTTGTAATTAGTGAAGATATTAATAACGACGCTATTATAAACAGTACAGAATTGGTGGGTGATATTGATGTTACCATTACTTTACCTGCTGAAGCTGTAGAGAACTATATTTTAACTATAAACGGTACCAATCAAACTTTAACTGCTACAGATATTGGTAATGGTACTGTAACTACTAGTTTTGTTAGTCCGGGTGAAGGTAATACCATTACTGTTACAGCATCAATCACTGATGCTGCAGGAAATACAAGTACAAACGGAAGCGATTCTGCAACGATAGATACTACACTACCAATACCTACACTAGCAATAAATGACGTTACTGCAGATAATGTAGTTAATACCACTGAGGCAGCATCAACCGTAACTATTACAGGTTCTGTTGGTGGTGATTTTAATACAGGTGATACGGTTACTCTGGTAATTAATGGTGTTACAAGCACTGGAACTACAAATGCTACTGGTAACTTTAGTATTTCTGTTAACGGTAGTGATCTTGCTACTGATACAGATACAACCATAAATGGTAGTGTTAGTACAACAGATACTGCAGGTAATATAGGAACAGCTACAGCAATTAAAACTTATAATGTAGATGTTACTGCGCCTACGCCTACGCTAACAATTAATGATGTTACTGCAGATAATACCGTAAACTCAGCAGAGGCTGCGGGTAGCATAACTATTACAGGTACTGTTACAGGAGAATTTAATACTGGAGACAGTGTAACTCTTCTTATCAATGGTATTTCTAGTACAGGAAATGTAGATGCCTCTGGTAACTTTAGTATACCTGTTAGTGGTAGCAACTTAGCAGATGATGCAGATACAACAATAGATGCATCAATTACAACTACAGACAATTCTGGAAACACAAACACAGTAAATACAACTAAAACTTATAGTGTAGATGTTACTGCTCCTACACCTACACTAACAATAAATGATGTTACTGCAGATAATATTATAAACACAACAGAATCAACATCAACCATAACTCTTACGGGTACTGTTACAGGAGAATTTAATACTGGAGACAATGTAACCCTTGTTATTAATGGTGTTTCAAGCACTGGAAGTGTAGATGCTTCTGGCAACTATAGTATTCCTGTTAATGGTAGTGATCTTGCTGTAGATTCAGATACAACTATAAATGCTTCAATTATAACTACAGATAATTCTGGTAATACAAATACCATAAATGCAACTAAAACATATAATGTAGATGTTACTGCTCCTACACCTACACTAACAATAAATGATGTTACTGCAGATAATACTATAAATGCCACAGAAGCAGCATCAAACATAACCATTACAGGTACTGTTAGTGGCGAATTTAACACTGGTGATACCGTTACTCTTGTTAGTAATGGTGTTTCAAGTACTGGAACTGTAGATGCCTCTGGTAATTTTAGTATTTCTGTTAACGGTAGTAATCTTGCTGCAGATACAGACACAACAATAGATGCATCAATTACAACTACAGATAGCTCTGGAAATGGTAATACCGTAAATGCAACTAAAACATATAATGTAGATGTTACAGCTCCTACACCTACACTAACAATAAATGATGTTACTGCAGACAATGTAGTAAATGCCAATGAGGCAGCATCAACTATAACTATTACAGGTACTGTTGGTGGCGATTTTAATATTGGAGATCTTGTGACTATTACTATAAATGGAAATTCATATTTTAATGGTGTAGATGCTTCTGGTAATTTTAGCATTCCTGTTAGTGGTAGTGATCTTGCTGCAGATGCAGATTTCACTATAAATGGCGTGGTAAATACCTTAGACATGGCTGGTAATGTTGGTACTGCTACAAACAGTAAAATTTATAATGTAGATACTACTTTGCCTATGCCTGTTATTACAATTAACAATATTACGGCAGACAATACTATTAATACTACTGAAGCTACAACCACAATAACAGTAATTGGTAATATTAGTGGCGACTTTTTAACTGGTGATGTGGTTACTTTAGTAGTAAACGGCATATCATACACCAATGCAATAGATGCTTTAGGCAACTTTAGTATGCCTATTCCGGGGACAGAGCTTACTGCAGATGCAGACCTAACTGTAAATGGTAGTGTTAGTACAACAAACACAGCAGGAAACACAGGTACTGGAACAACAAACAAAACATATAATGTAGATGTTACTGCTCCTACACCTACGCTAACAATTAATGATGTTACTGCAGATAATATTATAAATACCGCAGAATCAACATCAAACATAACTATTACAGGTACTGCTACAGGAGAATTTAATAACGGAGATACAGTTACACTATTAATAAACGGTGTCTCTACAACAGGTACTGTTAATGCTTCTGGTATTTTTAGCATTACCGTTAGTGGTGGAGATCTTCTTGCAGATGCAGATGTAACAATAAACGCTAGCTTGGTTACCACAGATAGTGTTGGTAATAGTAATACAATTAATGCAACAAAAATATATGCTTTAGATATTACAGCTCCTACACCAACAATTATTATTGATGATGTAACTACTGATAATACCATTAATGCTATTGAAGCTTCTCAAAATATAACAATTACAGGTTCTGCTACAGGAGAATTTAATACCGGAGATACGGTTACATTATTAATAAACGGTGTTTCTACAACAGGTACTGTTAGTAATACCGGAACGTTTAGTATAATAGTGTCTGGAAATAATTTAGCTTTAGATGCAGATACTACTATAGATGCTAATTTAACTACTACAGACTCTGCAGGCAATAACAATACAGTTGCTGCTACTAAACTATACAATGTAGAAACTGCAACTATTGCTACACCTGTTATTAGTAGCAGTAGTATTGATACAAATATTCCTGATGATGCAATTACATCTGACAATACACTATCCATTTTTGGAACATCTGAACCAAATAGAATTATAGATATTTATATTGATGGTGTAATAATAGGTACTACAACTGCTAATGCTACAGGTAATTGGACTTTAGACCACAGTGCAACTATTTTACCAGATGGAAACTATGATATTACTGCAGTAGCAAGTGATGCTTTTGGCAACATTAGTTTTTCTTCTGCAGCATACCCTATTGTTATAGATACCGTAGCTCCTATTGTAAACGATGAAATAACAGATAACCTTACTCCTGTTATTACTGGTACTGGTAGTGCAAATGAAACTTTAACTATTGCTATTGATGTTGATGCTGACGGTACACCAGAAGTTACTTATACAGTTACAACAGATGCTGCAGGTAACTTTAGTTTAGATACAAACACGGCTACTCCAATTAGTGGTACTTTACCTAGTTTAGGTTTTCCTAGTACATTAGATATTACTGTTTCTGATGCAGCAGGTAATACAAATACAGCTGTTATTTTTATTACAGATGATTTTGATAATGATGGGTTAACTAATGAAGATGAAGCTGCACTTGGCACAGACCCTAATGACGCAGATACAGATGATGATGGTGTTACAGACGGACAAGAGGTTGCAGATAACACCAATCCTTTGGATGACTGTGATTCTCTTAACGGAACACCTTTAGGTACGTCTGACTGTGATGCTGACGGCTTAACTAATGCAGAAGAAAATGCAATTGGCACAGATCCTGAAGATCCTGATACAGATAAAGACGGAATTTTAGATGGACAAGAAGTTACAGATAACACAGACCCATTAGATGCTTGTGACTCGGTTGGTGGTACACCTCCTTTAGGTGTTGCTTGTGATATAGAAATACAAAATGAAAATATTACACCTGGTACTACAGACGGCACGTTTGTTATAGTAAACATAGAAGCTTTTCCTGATAATACTGTAGAAATATTTAACAGATGGGGTGTAAAAGTATATAGCACAAAATCTTATGACAATGCCTCAAGAGCATTTACGGGTATTTCTAATGGTAGAGCCGTAGTTAAATCTAGTAGTACATTACCTGCTGGTGTGTATTATTACATCATTAACTATGTGAAAAAAGGAGACCCTAAAACTAAAAATGGCTACTTATACCTTAATTAA
- a CDS encoding PorP/SprF family type IX secretion system membrane protein, whose translation MISIYKHKKHVCSLIGVLLLTIGAIAQQDAQYTQYMYNTISINPAYAGSRGALSIAALHRSQWVGLDGAPVTQTFNIHAPVSAKSGLGISVINDEIGNGTNQDTYIDALYSYTIKASEKGKVSFGLKAGGHFLNIDHNKLRANNPTVVTPDNGVDKQFSPNFGAGIYYHEDKFYAGLSIPNFLETKHFDESSTSTSYIAEEQVNWYLITGYVFNLNSDLKMKPATLLKTTYGAPLQVDVSTTFLYKDKFSMGVAYRWDAALSALIGIQATQRLMVGLAYDKETTALGGTTFNDGSFEVFLRYDFKSKFRNALTPRFF comes from the coding sequence ATGATATCAATATATAAACATAAAAAACACGTATGCAGCCTAATTGGTGTACTGTTACTTACTATAGGCGCAATTGCACAGCAAGATGCGCAATATACGCAGTATATGTACAATACAATTTCTATAAACCCAGCTTATGCTGGTTCTAGAGGTGCATTAAGTATTGCTGCATTACACCGTTCACAATGGGTTGGTTTAGATGGTGCTCCTGTTACACAAACATTTAACATTCACGCTCCTGTTTCTGCAAAATCTGGTTTAGGAATTTCTGTTATTAATGATGAAATTGGTAATGGTACTAACCAAGACACCTATATAGATGCCTTATATTCCTATACAATAAAAGCATCAGAAAAAGGGAAAGTTTCATTTGGATTAAAAGCTGGTGGTCATTTTTTAAATATAGATCACAATAAATTAAGAGCTAATAACCCTACAGTTGTCACACCAGATAATGGCGTAGACAAACAATTTTCTCCAAATTTTGGCGCTGGTATTTATTACCACGAAGATAAATTTTATGCGGGTTTATCTATTCCTAATTTTTTAGAAACAAAACATTTTGATGAGTCGTCTACAAGCACATCATACATTGCAGAAGAACAAGTAAACTGGTATTTAATTACAGGTTATGTTTTTAATTTAAATAGCGATTTAAAAATGAAACCCGCTACCCTATTAAAAACAACTTATGGCGCTCCGCTACAAGTAGATGTTTCTACTACGTTTTTATACAAAGACAAATTTTCTATGGGTGTTGCTTACAGATGGGATGCCGCTTTAAGTGCTCTTATTGGCATACAAGCCACACAAAGATTAATGGTAGGTTTAGCCTATGACAAAGAAACTACTGCCCTTGGAGGCACTACTTTTAACGATGGCTCTTTTGAGGTTTTTCTTAGATACGATTTTAAATCTAAATTTAGAAACGCACTAACTCCAAGATTCTTTTAA